Genomic window (Streptomyces liliiviolaceus):
GAACGGCCGCTCGGCCATCGACGACGCCGCCAAGAGCAACCCCTACGCGGGCTCCGAGGTCGGTGGCAAGTACGTGGCCGAGTTCGAGAGGCTGGCGCCGGGCGTCCCGCAGACGTTCAGCATCTCCGTCCCCGTCGACAAGCTGGACCTCGGCTCCGACGGCGTCTATCAGCTCGGTGTCACGCTCACCGGCCGGACCACCGCCGCGGCGTACGACCAGATCCTCGGTATCGAGCGGACCTTCCTCCCGTGGCAGGAGGACGCCGCGGACTCGAAGACCAGGACCACCTACCTCTGGCCGCTGATCTCGACCTCCCACATGACGGCCGAGACGGGTTCGAACGAGCAGCAGACCCCCGTCTTCGCGGACGACGACGCCCTGGCCGCCGAGCTCTCCCCCGGTGGCCGTCTGGAACAGCTCCTCAGCCTCGGCAAGGACCTCGACATCACCTGGGTCATCGACCCTGACCTGCTCGCCTCCGTCGACGCCATGACCCGCAGCTACCGGGTCCAGGTGAACGGCTCCAGCCAGACCACCACGGCCGGCACGCACCAGGCGGTGGCCAAGCAGTGGCTCAGCAAGCTGGAGAAGGCGGTCGAGGGCGAGGAGGTCGTCGCCCTCCCCTTCGCCGACCCGGACCTGGCGTCGCTGGCCCACCACGGCACGAAGGTGACCGGGTCCCTGAGCCATCTCAAGGACGCCACCACCGCGGCTGCGATCACCGTGGAGGCGGTCCTCCATGTGACCCCCAGCACGGAGTACGCCTGGCCCGTGAGCGGAGCGATCGACCCGTCGATCGTCAAGGTCGCGACCTCGGCCGGCGCCGACACGGTGCTCGCCCGCAGCGACAGCCTCCAGGAGACCGGCGCCCTCCCGTACACGCCCTCGGCGGCCCGGCCGATCGGCGGCGGCACCACGGCGGTCGTCGCGGACGCCCGTCTGTCGACGGCTTTCCAGGGCGACATGACGGTGGCCGGCAACTCCACGCTCGCCGTGCAGCGGTTCCTCGCGCAGAGCCTGATGCTCAACCGCCAGGCGCCCGACAAGCAGCGCACCGCCGTGGTCGCCCCGCAGCGCATGCCGACCGCCAGCCAGGCCCAGACGATGGCGCAGGCACTGACAGCGCTCCAGGGCGGGAACTGGTCGGAGTCGGCCGAGCTGGCCGCGGCCACCAAGGCCAAGCCGGACGCGGGTGCCACCACCCGGGTGCCGTCGGCGTCCGCGTACCCCCGCTCCCTGGCCAAGCAGGAACTGCCGGAAGAGGCCTTCGCGCGGATCGAGGAGACACAGAGGAAGCTCAACAGCTTCCAGGTGGTCCTCTCCGACAAGTCCCGGGTGGTCACCCCCTTCGGGCGGGCCATGGACCGGTCGATGTCCACCTCCTGGCGCGGCCGTGCCGACGAGGCGGAGGCGTACCGCGAGGGTGTGCTGAACTACCTCATCGGCCTCACCGAGGGCGTCGGGCTGATCGACAAGTCCGAGGCCAAGCTCTCGGGCCGCAGCGCCACGATCCCGGTCACCGTGCAGAACAACCTCGTCCAGGGCGTCGACCACCTGGTGCTGCGTCTCACCTCCACACAGCCGAGCCGCCTCAGCATCGGGGACGGTGCCTTCCAGGAGCAGCCGGTCGCGGTCGCGGGCGGGCACAGCCAGTCGGTGAAGTTCACCACCAACGCCCACGCGAACGGCCGGGCCGGGGTGATCGCCCAGCTGTACACCGAGGACGGCCAGGCGTACGGACCCGCGGTCGCCTTCGATGTGAAGGTCACCGAGATCACCGCCACGGTGATGCTGGTCATCGCCGGCGGTGTCCTGCTGCTCGTGCTCGCCGGGTTCCGGATGTACACGCAGCGCAAGCGGGAGGCCGCCCGCCAGGCCGCGCTGGAGAAGGACGCCGTCCCCACGGACGACCCGGCGGAGAGCGCCTCCGCCACCGATGCGGAGAGCACCGACGCGAAGAACGCCGACACGGAGAGCGCGGACGGGACGGAGGGCGGTCACGACCGGGCGTCCACGACCGGATCGAGCGCACCCGACCCGGAGCACCCGAGTGACCCTTCACCGGACACCGCACCGGAAATCACCGACCCGTCCGGCACGGGTGAGAGAGTGGACCGTTGAGCGATGTCGTGGCCGGTGGGCCCGGGGACGATGAGGTGGGGTAACCATGAACGCGCCGTACGACGGTGACCGCGGTCAGGGCGCGGGAGGCTCCGGCCACCCCGACGGCCCGCCGCAGGGCCCGCCGGAACCTGGCGAGGTGCCTCCGCAGCCCGCGGCCGAGGTGTACTTCCAGGACGCCTACGCCCAGGATCCCTACCGGGCCCAGGACCTGTCCGCCCAGGACCCGGTCACCGAGGCCCTCTACGACCGCGCCGCGCATCCTCCGCCGCCGCCCGGCACGTACCCGCCCCAGCCTCCGCTCTATGCCCAGCCGCCCCAGTCCCCGTACGCCCCGGATCCCCGGGTGTGGGCGCAGACCCCGGCGCCCGAGCCGGAGGGCCCCACCCAGTACCTGCCCTACGGGGACGATCCCCGGACGACGCAGTTCGTGGGTGTCGACGACCTGGTGACCCAGGCCGGCGAGGAGCGCCACGAGCCGGACGCGTTCGCCCATCTCTTCCAGGACCAGCAGCAGGGCGGCGTCCAGCCCCCCGCCGGGCCGCCCAGCGTTCCCCCGCCCGCGCGGGAGCCCGCTGCTGCCACCACCACGGCGCCTCCCGCGCCGGCCGCCGCCCCCGCCAAGAAGTCCGGGGGCCGTGCGTCGGGGCTGCTGAAGTCGAGCGCCCTGATGGCGGCCGGCACCATGGTGTCCCGTCTCACCGGCTTCATCCGCTCCGCGCTGATCGTCGCCGCGCTGGGCGTCGGCCTCCTCGGTGACACCTTCCAGGTCGCCTACCAGCTGCCGACGATGATCTACATCCTCACCGTCGGCGGCGGCCTCAACTCCGTCTTCGTACCGCAGCTCGTACGTGCCATGAAGGACGACGAGGACGGCGGGGAGGCCTACGCCAACCGTCTGCTGACCCTCGTCATCGTGGTGCTCGGCGCCCTCACCGCACTCGCGGTGCTCGCCGCGCCCCTCCTGGTCCGCGCACTGTCGGCACCTGTGGCGGGCAACGCGGCGGCCAACGACGTCGCCGTCACCTTCGCCCGCTACTTCCTGCCCACGATCTTCTTCATGGGCATCCACGTGGTGATGGGTCAGATCCTCAACGCGCGCGGGAAGTTCGGCGCGATGATGTGGACCCCGGTCCTCAACAACATCGTCATCATCGTGACGCTCGGACTGTTCATCTGGGTGTACGGCACCGCGAGCAGCTCCGGCATGAAGGCCTCGACCATCCCGCCGGAGGGCGAGCAACTGCTCGGCGTCGGCGTCCTGCTCGGCCTCGTCGTCCAGGCCCTCGCGATGATCCCCTACCTCCGCGAGACCGGCTTCCGGCTGCGGCTGCGCTTCGACTGGAAGGGCCACGGACTCGGCAAGGCGGCGATGCTCGCCAAGTGGACCGTGCTCTTCGTCCTCGCCAACCAGGCGGGCGCGATCGTCGTGACCCAGCTGTCCACCGCGGCGGGCAAGGACTCGCCGGTCGACGGCACCGGTTTCGCCGCCTACGCCAACGCCCAACTCATCTGGGGTCTCCCGCAGGCCATCATCACGGTCTCCCTGATGGCCGCCCTGCTGCCGCGGCTCGCGCGCTCCGCCCACGAGGGCGACACCGGCGCCGTACGCGACGACATCTCCCAGGGGCTGCGTACGACGGCCGTGGCGATCGTGCCGATCTCCTTCGGCTTCGTCGCACTGGGCGTCCCGATGTGCACGCTGATGTTCGGCGCCTCCGGGACCAGCGAGGCCACGAACATGGGCTTCATGCTGATGGCCTTCGGCATCGGCCTGATCCCCTACTCGGTCCAGTACGTGGTGCTGCGAGCCTTCTACGCGTACGAGGACACCCGCACTCCCTTCTACAACACGGTCATCGTGGCGATCGTCAACGCCAGTGCCTCCGCGCTCTGTTTCCTTCTGCTTCCTCCGCGCTGGGCGGTGGCGGGCATGGCCGCCTCGTACGGTCTCGCCTACGCCATCGGCGTCGGGGTCGCGTGGCGGCGGCTGAGCAAGCGGCTGGGCGGCGACCTGGACGGCGGACGCGTCCTGCGCACCTACGCGCGGCTCGCGATCGCCGCGGTACCGGCCGCGCTGCTCAGCGGCGCGGCCTGCTACGGAATCAGCAAGTCGCTGGGACAGGGCGCCGGAGGCTCGCTCATCGCCCTGGTCGTCGGTGGTGTCGTACTGCTCGGAGTCTTCTTCGTCGCGGCGCGACGGATGCGCATCGAGGAACTGAACGGAATGGTGGGCATGGTCCGCGGGCGCCTTGGGCGCTGAGAGCGGGGTAGGCGCACAACCATCGTCCGCGACCGCGTGTCGTGCAGAGGGACGGACTGTGGGCACAATTGGCTTTGGCGTCGGAGAGCGCGCAACGAATGGGGAGGCAGGAGCGACGGTGGCAGAACGGAGCACGGCTGCCGTCGACGTGGCGGACAGCAGCGGCGATGAGCCGCTGACCGCGAAGGCGGACCAGTCCACGGCCGACGGGGTGGCCCAGAACCGGGAGCGGGACACGGACAGCTCGGAGAGCACAGAGGCACAGGGGAGCGGGGGGAACGAGAGCCCCGGCAGGACTGCACCGCCCGAGTTGCACAGCGGTCACAAGCTCGCCAGACGGTATCGCCTGGAGGAGTGTGTCACCCGTCTGGACGGTTTCAGCAGTTGGCGTGCGGTGGACGAGAAACTCCGCCGTGCCGTCGGTGTGCACCTGCTGCCCGCCGACCATCCACGAGCGCGTTCCGTCCTCGCGGCGGCCCGTTCGTCCGCCCTGCTGGGCGATCCCCGGTTCGTCCAGGTCCTGGACGCGGTCGAGGAGAACGACCTCGTCTATGTGGTGCACGAATGGCTGCCCGACGCCACGGAGCTGACGACGCTCCTGGCCGCCGGACCGCTGGAGGTGCACGAGGCGTACCAGATGGTCAGTCAGGTGTCCCAGGCGATGGCCGCCGCGCATCGCGAGGGGCTGGCGCATCTGAAGCTGACCCCGGGCGCGGTGCTGCGCACCTCGACCGGTCAGTGGCGCATCCGGGGCCTCGCTGTGAACGCCGCGCTGCGCGGCATCACTTCCGACACCCCGCAGCGCACGGACACGGAGGCGATCGGCGCTCTCCTGTACGCCGCGCTCACCCAGCGCTGGCCGTACGAGGACGACGCGTACGGGCTCTCCGGACTGCCCAAGGGCGTCGGCCTCATCGCGCCCGACCAGGTACGCGCAGGCGTGCACCGCGGTATGTCGGAACTCGCGATGCGCGCACTCGCCAACGACGGGGCCACCGCGTCCCGTCAGGAACCTCCGTGCACCACGCCGGAGGAACTGGTGAAGGCGATCGGCGAGATGCCCCGCATCCGTCCGCCCGAGCCGACGTTCACCGCGCCACCCGACTACCAGCGCACGACGTACCAGCAGGGCAACTACGGCCGTCCCGCGCCGCACCCGGGAGCCACCCAGGCGATGGCCGCGCCGCTTCCCCCGCTGCAGACCCGCACCGGCAAAGCCCTCAAGTGGGCTGTGTCCGCGCTTCTGATCGCCGCGCTGGGACTGGGCAGTTGGCAGCTCGCCGACGCGCTCATGGATCACGGGAAGTCCGACGAGACGGGCGACACCCAGATCACGGACGACAACGACAAGGGCAGCGACGAGACGAAGCCGGCCAGGCCGCTCACGATCCAGAGCGCCGCGGAGTACTACCCGGACGGCAAGCCCCAGCACGCGAACGACGTGGGCCTGACCTACGACAAGGACAGCTCCACGTACTGGCGGACGTACTCCTACCGGGGCGGTCCCAAGCTGGCGCCCTTCAAGGAGGGCGTCGGGATCGTCTACGACCTCGGATCCGAGAAGGACGTGTCGGCGGCCTCGATAGGGCTGTACTACGCGGGCGACCACACGACGGCCACGCTGTACGCGGCCAACTCGTTGTCGTCCTCGCAGAGTCTGAGTTCGATGACGAAGATCGCGGCAGGCACGACCAGTACGACGGACTTGAAGATCTCGGCCAAGAAGGCTGTGAAGACCCGGTACGTTCTGGTCTGGATCACGGCGGTGCCGAACGCGGCCGGCGACCAGTTCAGTGGCGCCGGTTACAAGCAGGCGATCACCGACGTGAAGTTCACCGGCTGAGGAGCAGACCGAGGGGGAGGGGGTTCGATGGCGGACGGCGCCTACAGCGAAGTAAGCGATCAGGACCTCCTCGCCCGTCATGTCGAAGGTGATCCCGATGCCTTCGGCGAGCTCGTACGGCGTCACCGCGACCGGCTCTGGGCCGTGGCCCTGCGGACGCTGGGCGACCGTGAGGAAGCCGCTGACGCCGTCCAGGACGCCCTCGTCTCCGCCTACCGGGCCGCCCACACTTTCCGCGGCCAGTCGGCCGTCACCACCTGGCTGCACCGGATCACGGTGAACGCCTGTCTGGACCGGGCTCGCAAGACGGCCTCCAGGAAGACCTCCCCGGTGGACGACACGGAACGCCTGGAGCAGCTCCTGGAGCCGCACGAGTCGGCTTCCGCGCCGGCCGAGCGCAACGATCTGCACCGTGAGCTGCTGGCCGCTCTGGGCACCCTGCCCGCCGACCAGCGGGCCGCTCTCGTCCTGGTGGACATGCAGGGCTATCCCGTGGCGGAGGCCGCCAGTCTGCTCGACGTGCCGACCGGCACGGTCAAGAGCCGCTGTGCCCGTGGCAGAGCCAGGCTCCTCCCCCTGCTCAAACACCTGCGCGCGGACGGCGGGAGCGACAGACCGAGCAAGAAGTCGGGCGAGGGAAGGAACCGTACGCAGGGGACATCCGTCCCACCCGCAGCGGGACCACATGACGGACCAAGCGATTCAGCGGCTGTGAAGGGCGGAGGTGGGCGAGCGTGACATCCACGACCGACACGGCCGGGCACCCGGACGTCACGGAGATCTCCGACCTCACCGAAGGTCTGCTCCCCCCGTCCCGGTCAGCCGATGTACGACGTCACCTGGACGACTGCGCTCTCTGTGCCGATGTGTACGACTCTCTGGAAGAGATCCGCGGCATG
Coding sequences:
- a CDS encoding DUF6049 family protein, giving the protein MAEAADFQGTSPSPARRWLRRTGAVLAGAPLLAGVLQLPTSSSSYAAEPSAAAEATGSRTVDVSLDSLSPSVPSDGDTLTVSGRIVNKGKQAVTAAHVGLRVGPTLNGRSAIDDAAKSNPYAGSEVGGKYVAEFERLAPGVPQTFSISVPVDKLDLGSDGVYQLGVTLTGRTTAAAYDQILGIERTFLPWQEDAADSKTRTTYLWPLISTSHMTAETGSNEQQTPVFADDDALAAELSPGGRLEQLLSLGKDLDITWVIDPDLLASVDAMTRSYRVQVNGSSQTTTAGTHQAVAKQWLSKLEKAVEGEEVVALPFADPDLASLAHHGTKVTGSLSHLKDATTAAAITVEAVLHVTPSTEYAWPVSGAIDPSIVKVATSAGADTVLARSDSLQETGALPYTPSAARPIGGGTTAVVADARLSTAFQGDMTVAGNSTLAVQRFLAQSLMLNRQAPDKQRTAVVAPQRMPTASQAQTMAQALTALQGGNWSESAELAAATKAKPDAGATTRVPSASAYPRSLAKQELPEEAFARIEETQRKLNSFQVVLSDKSRVVTPFGRAMDRSMSTSWRGRADEAEAYREGVLNYLIGLTEGVGLIDKSEAKLSGRSATIPVTVQNNLVQGVDHLVLRLTSTQPSRLSIGDGAFQEQPVAVAGGHSQSVKFTTNAHANGRAGVIAQLYTEDGQAYGPAVAFDVKVTEITATVMLVIAGGVLLLVLAGFRMYTQRKREAARQAALEKDAVPTDDPAESASATDAESTDAKNADTESADGTEGGHDRASTTGSSAPDPEHPSDPSPDTAPEITDPSGTGERVDR
- the murJ gene encoding murein biosynthesis integral membrane protein MurJ, which gives rise to MNAPYDGDRGQGAGGSGHPDGPPQGPPEPGEVPPQPAAEVYFQDAYAQDPYRAQDLSAQDPVTEALYDRAAHPPPPPGTYPPQPPLYAQPPQSPYAPDPRVWAQTPAPEPEGPTQYLPYGDDPRTTQFVGVDDLVTQAGEERHEPDAFAHLFQDQQQGGVQPPAGPPSVPPPAREPAAATTTAPPAPAAAPAKKSGGRASGLLKSSALMAAGTMVSRLTGFIRSALIVAALGVGLLGDTFQVAYQLPTMIYILTVGGGLNSVFVPQLVRAMKDDEDGGEAYANRLLTLVIVVLGALTALAVLAAPLLVRALSAPVAGNAAANDVAVTFARYFLPTIFFMGIHVVMGQILNARGKFGAMMWTPVLNNIVIIVTLGLFIWVYGTASSSGMKASTIPPEGEQLLGVGVLLGLVVQALAMIPYLRETGFRLRLRFDWKGHGLGKAAMLAKWTVLFVLANQAGAIVVTQLSTAAGKDSPVDGTGFAAYANAQLIWGLPQAIITVSLMAALLPRLARSAHEGDTGAVRDDISQGLRTTAVAIVPISFGFVALGVPMCTLMFGASGTSEATNMGFMLMAFGIGLIPYSVQYVVLRAFYAYEDTRTPFYNTVIVAIVNASASALCFLLLPPRWAVAGMAASYGLAYAIGVGVAWRRLSKRLGGDLDGGRVLRTYARLAIAAVPAALLSGAACYGISKSLGQGAGGSLIALVVGGVVLLGVFFVAARRMRIEELNGMVGMVRGRLGR
- a CDS encoding protein kinase family protein — protein: MAERSTAAVDVADSSGDEPLTAKADQSTADGVAQNRERDTDSSESTEAQGSGGNESPGRTAPPELHSGHKLARRYRLEECVTRLDGFSSWRAVDEKLRRAVGVHLLPADHPRARSVLAAARSSALLGDPRFVQVLDAVEENDLVYVVHEWLPDATELTTLLAAGPLEVHEAYQMVSQVSQAMAAAHREGLAHLKLTPGAVLRTSTGQWRIRGLAVNAALRGITSDTPQRTDTEAIGALLYAALTQRWPYEDDAYGLSGLPKGVGLIAPDQVRAGVHRGMSELAMRALANDGATASRQEPPCTTPEELVKAIGEMPRIRPPEPTFTAPPDYQRTTYQQGNYGRPAPHPGATQAMAAPLPPLQTRTGKALKWAVSALLIAALGLGSWQLADALMDHGKSDETGDTQITDDNDKGSDETKPARPLTIQSAAEYYPDGKPQHANDVGLTYDKDSSTYWRTYSYRGGPKLAPFKEGVGIVYDLGSEKDVSAASIGLYYAGDHTTATLYAANSLSSSQSLSSMTKIAAGTTSTTDLKISAKKAVKTRYVLVWITAVPNAAGDQFSGAGYKQAITDVKFTG
- the sigM gene encoding RNA polymerase sigma factor SigM, whose protein sequence is MADGAYSEVSDQDLLARHVEGDPDAFGELVRRHRDRLWAVALRTLGDREEAADAVQDALVSAYRAAHTFRGQSAVTTWLHRITVNACLDRARKTASRKTSPVDDTERLEQLLEPHESASAPAERNDLHRELLAALGTLPADQRAALVLVDMQGYPVAEAASLLDVPTGTVKSRCARGRARLLPLLKHLRADGGSDRPSKKSGEGRNRTQGTSVPPAAGPHDGPSDSAAVKGGGGRA